The Methylobacterium durans nucleotide sequence GCAGTCGGCTCCGCGCATGTGGCCGTTTTGTGATTCTCCGGTATCGGAGCCGCCGGCCTGGGGATAACTCGTCGGGAATCCCCGCAGCCTGTCATGTCCCGTACAGCCTGCCACCCGGACGCCGCCGGCCCCCTCGGCCGGTCGTCCCGATCCCGCGGGCGTGAGATGGAGCACGATGAACGCCGTCACGATCATTGTCCCGATCTTCGGCATCATCCTGATCGGCTGGGCGGCCGCGGTCGCGGGTCTCCTCTCGGACCGCGTCAGCGACGGCCTGTCGGAGTACGTCTTCGCGATCGCGGTCCCGGCGCTCATCATCGGCACGCTGACCCGGCCCGGCCTTACCGGCGAGGTCGCGTGGTCGTACTGGTTCGCCTATTTCGGCGGTGCCGGTCTGTCCTGGGCGATCGGATCCTTGATCGCCATCCGGCGTCACGGCATCGGGCGCCAGGGGGCGATCCTGCACGGGTTCGCCGCGAGCCAGTCGAACACCGTCTTCGTCGGCGTACCGACGATCCTGCAGGCTTACGGTGAGGAAGGCGCGTTTCCGCTCTTCCTGCTGCTTGCGGTCCACCTGCCTCTGATGATGGGGTGCGCAACCTTCCTGATCGAGGCGGAGGGTGACCGCTCGCTCCTGCACCGCCTGCGCGGGCTAGCCCTTGTCCTCCTGAAGAACCCGATCTTCATCGCCCTGTTCGTCGGGCTTTGCATGAGAAGCGCCGAGATCGTGCCCGGCGGTCCGGTCAAGTCCCTGATCGACGCGTTCTCGGCAACGGCTTCGACCTGCGCCCTGATTGCCCTCGGCGCCGGCCTGAAACGTTACCGCGTCCTGTTCGATCTGCCGGGCGCGGCGGTGATCGCGCTCCTGAAGCTCGTGCTGCACCCGCTCGCGGTGTGGCTGCTCGCCTTTCACGTCTTCTCGATGCCCGCTTCCTATGCGGGCGTCGCGACCCTGTTCGCAGCGATGCCCGTCGGCATCAACGCCTACCTGCTCGCGGCCCGCTACAAGACCGAGACGGGGCTGGTCGCCGCCTCAGTCCTCGTCTCGACGCTCGCCGCACCCTTCACAACGCTCGCGTGGCTGATCGTCCTCGGCCGAAGCTGATGGCTCAGGGCAGCGGCAACAGGTGCAGGATCGTGCGGTTCGCGTCCCGGACCACGATGCGCCAGCCAAACTCTCCTCGAAGCTGCCCGCTCAGCCGCATCTCCTCGATCGCGCTGGCGGCTTGGCGCAACGCCTGATCGAGATCCGCCACGACCACGCCCGTCTCATCGGCCAGGATCGTGAGGCCATCGGTGAGGTCGAAGAAGACGCGCTGCCTCACGAAACTTCTCCTGAGGGGGCAGCGACCACGGCCGCTGCGGCGCAAGCGCCTTCGAGCCCATATCCCACGTGCGCGCGAAATCGCACGATTTCAATAAAATGTTGCAACTTTTAGTATTCGCAGCTAGGAATTCCGGGTAGAGCGTTAACTATTCGTTGATATCTAGTAAGTTTGTCGACAAAAAGGTACTAACTCTGCATATGTCAGTGATTAGTACCAGACCAGCGTACGGTATCATACGGATGTATTTTCGCCCTGAAATAAAATACCCGTTTGGTCTTCAGAAAATATAATCAAGATAAAAAGGTATTTGGTCGGAAATTGTCGAAAACGACAGGCGTACCACCAAGAATAACAATCATTCTCACTTGGGTCGAATGCTCAGCACGCGAGGCAGAGCCGGCCCGATGTCAGGTAACGTACTGTTTCATCCTTGCCTCGTTTGCGAGGGGAGCAACGACATGTCATCCGGCGATGAGGTTCCGACGACCCTTGTGGCGTCGAGTTCGTTTGTACGGGAAGGATTGACGTCTTTCCTGAGCGGGACACGGTTTCGGGTCGCGGGCGCGACGGCCTCCGAGATGGAGAGTGGGTCGGCGGACGATGCTCCGCGCCTGATTCTCGCCTCCCTCGACGATGCGGCGAGCGTCGATTCTGCGCGCGCTCTGCGTGCGGCGCGAGCCGATTCCATTCTGGTGATCTTCGGGCGGGCCGACGCGCCCACCACACTTCCGCGGGACCTCTGCCTGATGGCGCAGGCCGTTCTCGACCGCGACATCGGTCGCGACACCCTCGTGAAGGTGCTCGATGCGGTGATGTCCGGCGTCACCGTGCAATCGGCCAACCTGTTCTCGTGGATGATCGAGCGGCCGCGGACGGCGCCCGAGCCGCTCTCCGGCTCGCAGCAGATCATCGTCGCCGGCGTGGAGGATCCCGAGGAGCCGCCGTGCCATCCGCTGTCGAGCCGCGAGCTCAACGTGCTGCGCTGCCTGGCGGACGGCGCCTCGAACAAGGTGATCGCCCTGAAGTTCGATCTCGCCGAGGCGACGGTGAAGATCCACGTCAAGAACATCCTCCGGAAACTCAAGACGCAGAACCGCACGCAGGCCGCGATCTGGGCTCGGGAGCACGGCATCTACCCGAAGTAGACGATCGCGATGTCACGGCGGGCGGGATCCGACGGATCCCGCCCGAACCGCGTCGATCAAACCGGCAGCCGGTCGAGCAGCCGGTTCCCGAAGAAGGGGACGAACCCCAGACGGGTCAGCCGCGCCCGCGCCCGCAGGCGCGTCACGGTGTCGTCGAGGTACTCGATGGCGAGGACCGGCAGACCGCGGGCGCGCGCGCGCTCCAAGTAGGTCATGCTCCAGCGCACATCGTCGTCCGTGTTCTCGACGCCCTCGCCGTGAAGGTTGTAGAGCAGGCTCTCCTTGCTCACCGCGTCGATCGAGCCGCAATACGCGTCGTTCATCAGCAGGGGCTCGGCATTCTGGGCTACGACGACGAAGCCCGGCCGCTGCGACTTGGCGCGGGCGGACAGAACGCCCACGAGATCGACCATTTCCCGGCGCGCCTGCGTCTCGCGCTCGCGCCAATCGCCGTAGGCGTCGACGCGATCGAGGAACACGCCGTCGAAGCCCGCCGCGCAGAGCGCGTCGATCGCACCCCCGTCTCCCGCGATCATCGCCCGCCAAGCCGGATGCCAGTACTTCACGGCAAAGCTGCCCGGCCAGCGCGCGTTCTCGGGCCCGAGCCAGTCGGGCGGCGTCTCACGCCAGGACGATTGCCAGTAGGCGCGATAGCTCTCCGCCTCGCCGACGCTGAGATAAGCCAGGACGAGTCGCCGCCCGCCATCGGGCTTCACGCGCAGGTTGGGGAGCGCATCGAGGCTGATGCGCGCCCCGTCGACGACCGGGTCGAGCACGATCATATCGAGGTCGGAGGCCGCGACGCGGCCGAGGTCGATCTGCTGGTACTGGCAGCCCCAGGACCGCACGTCGACGCTCGCGAGCCGGGCCGAGACGCGCCGGCCGATGAGCGGGGCGGCCCCGATTCCGGCGAGCGCCGCGAAGCCGAGGAGGCCGGATGTCAGGAGGCTGCGCCGAGTCATGAAGCGTCTCATGGCTTGTTCGGCCCGAGGGCTGCCTCCTTCTCAACAGCGGCCGTCGCCGGCCGGCCGGTCTCCGGAGGAACGAGCCGGGCCCGGAGCACGTCTCCCGGCTCCAACACGTCGAATTCGCTCGCGCGCAGCGTCTCCGTCGTCTCCAGGGTGCGCCGCACGATCTCGAAGGCCACGACGCCGCCTTCGCGGCCGACCGCGGGACTCGTCCGCGCCATCAGCGTCGCCGTCGCGGCAAGGCTCTGGTAGGCGCGCTCGGCGGCCTCGGCCTCCGCCTCCACCGTGGCGATGTCGCGCTCGAGGGTCAGGCGCCGCTCGCTGTCGGCCTGGACGAGGGCCTTGCGCGCGGTGTCGAGCCTCTGCTCGGCCTGCAGGAGGCTGATCTCGATGTCGCGGCGGCGGCCCTCCATGTCCACGTAGTCGCGGCGCACGTCCGCGACGCGCTCGTTCTCGACCACTTGGCGGGCGAACAGGGCCTCCATCATCTTGAGACGCTCGCCGCGGACTTTGATCTGCGCGTCGAAATTCGCCATCCGCTGCTTGAGAAGCTCGATCTCGTCCTGCGTCGCCGTGATGGCCCGCTCCTTCGTCGCGCGGGTGCCCGCGAGGTTCTGGGCTCGGAGCTGAGCCATGCGCTGCTCCCCGGCGATCAGGGCCGACGAGCCTTCCGCGCCGACGAGGTGGCGAAGCCCGTCGGCAGACTTGGCGACGGGCGTGCCATCCCGCTCCGCAACGAGGGCAGCCTTGCGCAGGAGGAGTTGCTTGAGGCGATCGCGCGCCGCGTCGCGACGGTCGAGCTCGCGGCTCGCCTCGACGGCCTGGACCGGCATCCCGCTCTGGATGTCGCCGCCGGCGAGCGCGACGGCCTGCAGCACCATCAGCCCGGGCATGTAGGCGAAGGAGCCGGGATTGCGCACGGCGCCGACCACGAAGACCGGTGCCCGCTGCAGGACGGAGACCGTGATGTTGCAGCGGCGGTGGAACAGCCGGTCGAAGGCATCGCCGAGATCGGCCTTGAAGGCCGCGGTGGTCCGGCCCGCCGCCTCGATGTTGCCGAAGAGCGGCAGGGATACGGATCCGCCCGGCTCGATGCCGTACTCACCCGAGAGATCCACACGGGGATAGACGGTCTGCATGATGGCGGCCGCGTCGCCGGAGCGCGGCTTGTCGACCTCTGGCGCCTCCGGCACCTCCATGGTCTCGAAGATCGTCACCTTGAGGCGGTCGCCGACCCGCAGCACCGTGTCGCCGGCCGCGAGCGCGGGCCCGGCGAGAAGGGCGAGAAGGCTCGCGAGCAACGCGATCCACGGCGCGCGATGGCGCCTGCCGTGGGCCGAGCGGCTCCGTTCGAATGGCCAGTGCAACACCATCATCCCCTCCTGCCCAAAGTGTTCCATCACCCGTCAGACCGGCCGCGCCTGCGTCGCGCTGCCCACGAACACGCGGTAATCGATCGAACCCAGCACCTTCAGGAGCGCGAAGAGCGAAGCGAACCCGGAGACGATGCAGGCGAGCATGTACCCGGTGCCGAGGCTTCCCGGCTCGAACTGCGAGACCAGCACCGTCAGGGCGGCGAGGCTCCCGAGGAAGATGAGCTGCAGGGTCGCGTAGACCCGCGTCGCGTCGAAGAAGATGAGCAGCGCCGAGCACGACATGAACAGGTACTGGAACAGCGCGCCGACCGTCCCCATCCGCAGGATGCCGATCTGCCGGAACTGGAGGCCGACCGCCTCGACGATGGCGGGTGCCGTGAGCACCACGATGACGCACAGCGCGGTCTGGACCACCATGATGTTGGCGAGCGTGCGCGTCGTCTCGCGCTCCAGGATGCGCCCCTGGGCGCGGATGTTCTTGAGCGTCGCGTGGGTGTCGATCGCCTGGAAATAGGCGCGGTAGCGGTCGAAGAACGTCGTCTCCAGGCTCGTCACGAACAGCGCCAGGGCAGGGACGACCGTGAGGCTCGCGATGAACATCGGTCCGTCGTAGAGCGGCGCGTGGATCAGGCCGGCCTCGACGCGCTCGCCGTAGCCGCTCGTCCAGATGATCCACTTGTCGATCCAGACGCTGACCGCGCCG carries:
- a CDS encoding polysaccharide biosynthesis/export family protein; this translates as MLASLLALLAGPALAAGDTVLRVGDRLKVTIFETMEVPEAPEVDKPRSGDAAAIMQTVYPRVDLSGEYGIEPGGSVSLPLFGNIEAAGRTTAAFKADLGDAFDRLFHRRCNITVSVLQRAPVFVVGAVRNPGSFAYMPGLMVLQAVALAGGDIQSGMPVQAVEASRELDRRDAARDRLKQLLLRKAALVAERDGTPVAKSADGLRHLVGAEGSSALIAGEQRMAQLRAQNLAGTRATKERAITATQDEIELLKQRMANFDAQIKVRGERLKMMEALFARQVVENERVADVRRDYVDMEGRRRDIEISLLQAEQRLDTARKALVQADSERRLTLERDIATVEAEAEAAERAYQSLAATATLMARTSPAVGREGGVVAFEIVRRTLETTETLRASEFDVLEPGDVLRARLVPPETGRPATAAVEKEAALGPNKP
- a CDS encoding AEC family transporter; its protein translation is MNAVTIIVPIFGIILIGWAAAVAGLLSDRVSDGLSEYVFAIAVPALIIGTLTRPGLTGEVAWSYWFAYFGGAGLSWAIGSLIAIRRHGIGRQGAILHGFAASQSNTVFVGVPTILQAYGEEGAFPLFLLLAVHLPLMMGCATFLIEAEGDRSLLHRLRGLALVLLKNPIFIALFVGLCMRSAEIVPGGPVKSLIDAFSATASTCALIALGAGLKRYRVLFDLPGAAVIALLKLVLHPLAVWLLAFHVFSMPASYAGVATLFAAMPVGINAYLLAARYKTETGLVAASVLVSTLAAPFTTLAWLIVLGRS
- a CDS encoding DUF6894 family protein — its product is MRQRVFFDLTDGLTILADETGVVVADLDQALRQAASAIEEMRLSGQLRGEFGWRIVVRDANRTILHLLPLP
- a CDS encoding MJ1477/TM1410 family putative glycoside hydrolase → MTRRSLLTSGLLGFAALAGIGAAPLIGRRVSARLASVDVRSWGCQYQQIDLGRVAASDLDMIVLDPVVDGARISLDALPNLRVKPDGGRRLVLAYLSVGEAESYRAYWQSSWRETPPDWLGPENARWPGSFAVKYWHPAWRAMIAGDGGAIDALCAAGFDGVFLDRVDAYGDWRERETQARREMVDLVGVLSARAKSQRPGFVVVAQNAEPLLMNDAYCGSIDAVSKESLLYNLHGEGVENTDDDVRWSMTYLERARARGLPVLAIEYLDDTVTRLRARARLTRLGFVPFFGNRLLDRLPV
- a CDS encoding helix-turn-helix domain-containing protein, with the translated sequence MTSFLSGTRFRVAGATASEMESGSADDAPRLILASLDDAASVDSARALRAARADSILVIFGRADAPTTLPRDLCLMAQAVLDRDIGRDTLVKVLDAVMSGVTVQSANLFSWMIERPRTAPEPLSGSQQIIVAGVEDPEEPPCHPLSSRELNVLRCLADGASNKVIALKFDLAEATVKIHVKNILRKLKTQNRTQAAIWAREHGIYPK